A genomic window from Brassica oleracea var. oleracea cultivar TO1000 chromosome C8, BOL, whole genome shotgun sequence includes:
- the LOC106309592 gene encoding RING-H2 finger protein ATL17-like: MSLRDPNPVTNTPGSFSDPAGFAINSRIMFTAIIIIVFFVILMVSLHLYSRCYLHRSRRFHIRRLNRSRRAAAAMTFFADPSSSTSAVTTRGLDPSVVKSLPTFTFSAATASDAIECAVCLSEFEESEPGRVLPNCKHAFHVECIDMWFLSHSSCPLCRSLVEPIDGGVKTAAKEVTISISDPVPGDTNDVIGAGTSDHEDSRGKPAAIEVPTRNLGGESENELSRSNSFRSRVISSTRIFSKERRSASSSSSIGFPPPPISSMPMTELDIDSGGEEPR; encoded by the coding sequence ATGAGTCTTAGAGACCCAAATCCAGTAACTAACACACCCGGATCCTTTTCGGATCCTGCCGGCTTCGCTATAAACAGCAGAATCATGTTCACCGCCATAATCATAATCGTATTCTTCGTCATTCTCATGGTCTCTCTTCACCTCTACTCTCGTTGCTACCTCCACCGCTCTCGCCGTTTCCACATCCGCCGCTTAAACCGCAGTAGACGCGCCGCCGCCGCTATGACCTTCTTCGCCGATCCTTCCTCCTCCACCTCCGCGGTCACCACTCGCGGTCTCGACCCCTCGGTCGTCAAATCTCTTCCCACTTTCACGTTCTCCGCCGCAACCGCCTCGGACGCGATCGAGTGTGCGGTTTGCCTGTCGGAGTTTGAGGAGAGCGAACCGGGTCGGGTTTTGCCCAATTGCAAGCACGCGTTTCATGTTGAGTGCATTGATATGTGGTTTCTTTCTCATTCCTCTTGTCCTCTGTGCCGATCGCTCGTCGAACCTATCGACGGAGGAGTAAAAACTGCGGCGAAAGAAGTCACGATTTCGATTTCTGACCCGGTTCCAGGCGACACAAACGACGTTATAGGAGCTGGGACTTCCGATCATGAAGATTCCAGGGGGAAACCGGCGGCGATTGAAGTCCCGACGAGGAATCTCGGGGGAGAATCGGAGAACGAGTTGAGTCGGAGTAACTCGTTTAGGTCACGGGTGATATCTTCCACGCGGATTTTCAGCAAAGAACGGAGAAGCGCTTCGTCGTCTTCTTCTATCGGGTTCCCTCCGCCTCCGATCTCTAGCATGCCGATGACGGAGTTAGATATCGATTCTGGAGGAGAAGAGCCTCGTTGA
- the LOC106308726 gene encoding putative pectinesterase/pectinesterase inhibitor 43, whose amino-acid sequence MGDSSDNQQLDSSEVSPQMGDSSENQRLDSSKDSPPQNLNGSKKRPLDSSENQPMDSSENQPMDSSENQSLDSSKYSPHNLDPSKNQQPDLSESRPSDSYTTQQLDSSRNQPLDSSESRPLDPLRKLNPLQALNPFGKLEDRHLSEEGGFPRWVTTHSRRLLAARGRRISANVVVAKDGSGKCKTIEQALAMVPMKNRRKFVIYIKQGVYKEKIEVTKKMKNVMFVGDGPTKTIITGNVAFLPDRIGTYRTSTFAVNGDYFMAKDIGFENTAGAARHQAVALRVSADFAVFFNCHMAGYQDTLYVHTHRQFYRDCRISGTIDFVFGDAKAVFQNCEFVIRRPMDNQQCIVTAQGRKDRRETTGIVIHNSRITGDATYRPVKDKNRAFLGRPWKEYSRTIIMNTDIDDVIDPEGWLKWNETFALKTLFYSEYRNRGRGSGQARRVRWRGIQRISARQARGFAPGEFLRGNAWITKRRIPYNAY is encoded by the exons ATGGGAGATTCTTCTGATAATCAACAATTGGATTCTTCCGAGGTTTCTCCTCAAATGGGAGATTCTTCAGAGAATCAACGGTTGGATTCTTCCAAGGATTCTCCTCCTCAAAATTTGAATGGTTCCAAGAAACGACCGTTGGATTCTTCCGAGAACCAACCGATGGATTCTTCCGAGAACCAACCGATGGATTCTTCCGAGAACCAATCGCTTGATTCTTCCAAGTATTCTCCTCATAATTTGGACCCTTCCAAGAATCAGCAACCAGATCTTTCCGAGAGTCGACCTTCAGATTCTTACACTACCCAACAGTTGGATTCTTCCAGAAATCAACCTCTCGATTCTTCAGAAAGCCGACCGTTGGATCCTCTTCGAAAATTAAATCCGCTTCAAGCATTGAATCCTTTTGGAAAATTGGAGGATAGACACTTATCAGAGGAAGGAGGGTTCCCACGGTGGGTAACAACGCATTCCCGGAGGCTGCTTGCAGCACGTGGAAGAAGAATTAGCGCGAACGTAGTGGTGGCAAAAGACGGGAGTGGTAAGTGCAAGACGATCGAACAAGCATTAGCAATGGTACCAATGAAGAACAGAAGGAAGTTCGTGATTTACATAAAACAAGGTGTTTATAAGGAAAAGATTGAGGTAACAAAGAAAATGAAAAACGTCATGTTTGTTGGAGATGGGCCAACAAAAACTATCATCACGGGAAACGTCGCATTTTTGCCCGATCGCATCGGCACCTACCGCACTTCCACATTCG CGGTAAATGGTGACTATTTCATGGCGAAGGACATAGGGTTCGAGAACACGGCAGGAGCAGCACGCCATCAAGCAGTTGCACTCCGAGTTTCGGCCGATTTTGCTGTGTTCTTCAACTGTCATATGGCTGGTTATCAAGACACACTTTACGTCCATACACACCGTCAATTCTATCGTGACTGCCGCATCTCAGGCACCATCGATTTCGTCTTCGGTGATGCCAAAGCCGTTTTCCAAAACTGTGAATTTGTCATCCGCCGTCCCATGGATAACCAGCAGTGCATCGTTACAGCCCAAGGACGGAAAGACAGGCGTGAGACGACTGGGATAGTTATCCACAATAGCCGTATAACTGGCGATGCAACATATCGTCCCGTCAAAGACAA GAACAGAGCGTTTTTGGGACGGCCATGGAAAGAATATTCAAGGACAATCATAATGAACACAGATATCGATGATGTGATAGACCCAGAAGGTTGGTTGAAGTGGAACGAGACGTTCGCTCTCAAAACGTTGTTCTACTCCGAGTATCGCAACAGAGGTCGTGGCTCGGGTCAGGCCCGCCGGGTCAGATGGAGGGGTATTCAACGAATCTCTGCTAGGCAAGCCAGGGGGTTCGCTCCCGGGGAATTTTTACGTGGCAACGCATGGATCACAAAGAGACGCATTCCTTACAACGCTTATTGA